GCGAGGGCGACGTTCTCAAGCGCCGTCTTGTGCGGGAAGAGGTTGAACGACTGGAACACCATCCCGATGCGCTGGCGGAGCACGTTGATGTCGGCGTCCGGGTCGGTGAGGGGCACGCCGTCGAGGCGGATCTCCCCCGACTGGATCTCCTCCAGCCGGTTCGTACACCGGAGGAGCGTCGACTTCCCGGAGCCGGAGGGGCCGATGACGACGGCCACCTCCTGTTCGTCGATCTCCAGGTCGATGTCCTTCAGCACGTGCGTCTCGCCGAAGTACTTGTTCACCTTCTCGAACTCGAGTAAGGACATCAGTCGTCACCTCCGTGGGTCGCCGGGTCGGCGCGGTCCTCCAGCGTCCGGATCACCTTCCCGAGCGGAACCGTGATCATGAGGTACGTGATCGCGACGAGGACGATCGGCGTCCACGCGTCGAACGTCGCGGAGTTGACCTGCCGGAACGCCGAGAGCAGCTCCGGGATCGCGATCACCGTCAGCAGCGAGGTGTCCTTCACGAGGATCACCTGGTCGTTGCCGATGGCGGCCAGCGAGTTGCGCCACGCCTGCGGGAGGATGACCTCCCGCATCGACTGGATGTAGCTCATCCCGAGCGAGCGGGCGGCCTCCATCTGGCCGTCCGGGATCGACTCGATGCCGCCACGGAGCGCCTCGCCGACGTACGCGGCGTGATTGAGCGTCAGGCCGATGACCGCGGCGTAGTAGTTGAACTGGTCGATGGGGAACTGCCCCGGCGGCCACAGCTGCGGCACGCCGAGGTAGATGACGAACAGCTGGAACAACAGCGGCGTCCCCCGGAAGAACTCGATGTAGCTCTTGGCGATCGAACTCGTGAGGCGTGTCCGCGAGACCCTCGCGAGGCCGACCACGACGCCCGCCATCACCGAGAGCACGCTGGAGATCACCACGATCCCGATCACGCGCAGGAACGCGAAGGTGAACTGCGGGTAGATGATGTTCACCAGCAGGCCGTAGTCGACCCGGGCGAACAGGATGTAGCCGATGAACGCCACGACCCCGAGCGCGAACACCGAGGTCCCGATCACGCCGATCCGACGGAAGGTCCGGTCGTTCAGCTGTTCGAGGACGCCGCGGTCACGCTCGCCGACGCGCTCGGTGTCGGTCGCCATCGAGGGTTACCCGGCGAAGTACTCGCTGTAGATCTCGTCGTACGTGCCGTTCTCGCGGATCGTCTCGAGCGCGCCGTTGACCTCCTCGCGGAACTCGTCGTCGTCCTCGCGGAAGGCGATGCCGTAGTTCTCGACGGTGAGCGTGAGGTACGGCGGCGCCTCCTGGTCGGACTCGGCGGCCGCGCCCTCGCCCTCGACGAAGCGGACCTCGCCCTCGCCCTCGCCGTTGACGAACTCCGCGCTGACGGTGTTGTCGTTGATGACGGCGTCGATCTGACCGTTCAGCAGGGCGCTGAAGGCGTCGGGGATCTGGTCGTAGCGGTTGATGTCGAGGTCGCCGTCGAATTCCTCCTGCAGCTCCACGGCCGCGCCCTCGCCGGTCGTTCCGCGCTGGACGCCGACGCGAACGCCGCGCATGTCCTCCTGTGCGGTGATGTCGGAGTCCTCGCGCACGACGATCGTCTGGTAGGCCGTGAAGTACGGGTCCGAGAAGTCGACCTCCTCATCGCGTTCGTCGTTGATCGTCATCGCGGACATGATCACCCGGAAGTTCCCGTTGTTGAGCGAGCCGATGATCGTGTCGAACGACGTCTGGACGAACTCGTGTTCGTAGCCGAGCTGGTCGGTGAACACCGCCTGTGCGATGTCCACGTCGAAGCCGGTCAGCTCCCCGTCGGTCGTCTCGTACTCGAACGGCCGGTACGGGATGTCCGACCCGATGGTGATCGTCTCGCTGTCGCCGCCGCCGAGGCAGCCGGTGAGCGCCAGTCCGGCGCCCGCGGCGCCGGCGGACTTCAGGTACGTGCGTCTGTCCATGACAGGGGTAGCTACTGCCGCCCGGCTATTAGTCCCCTTCGGTGGGTCGCGACGGCGAAAGAATTTCCGGCGACGCCCCGGCCGACCGCTCGCGGCGTCGTCGCTGCCGCGTCAGTCGTCGCCGCGTCAGTCGTCGGTCGATCCGTAGGCCGGCTCCGAGACATCGGGCTCGACGCCGCGCAGCGCCCACGCCGCGCCCGCGGTCAGCGCCACTGCGGTCGCGAGCACGAGCCAGTTCACGAACCGCACGCCGGCCGAGTACACGACGAGGTCGCGACCGAGCACCATCCCGACGAACAGCAGCACCGCCGCGGCGCCGGTCGCGGCCCGCGGGATCAGTTCGTCCAGTTCGCCGAGCCAGCGCGTCGCCGCCAGCAGCGACGCGAACGCCGCCAGCGACACGGCGAAGAAGCCCGCCTGTTCGACCGGGGAATACGACGAGACCGGGTCGATCCGCGCGAGCACCCACGCGACGAGCAGCCCGACCAGCCCGGCGCCGACGGCGAGGCGACCGCGTGCGAGCGCGTCGCGGGAGAACCGTCCGTCGTACGCGAGCAACGTCGCGTACGACAGCAGCGCGAAGATCGAGAAGCCTGTGAGGAAGTGCGCCGCGTGCACCGGCGCGGAGTAGCCGCCCGGCAGCGCCCCGTTGAGTGTCACGGTGACGGCGCCGAAGATCGCCTGCATCGGCGTGAGCACCGTCGCGAGGGTAACCGCGAACCGACCGCGGGTCGACACGGATCCCCGTGAACGCCACGCCCACACCGCCGCACCGAGGATCAGGAACCCGGTGATCATCGCCCACAGCCGGTGGAACCACTCGATGAACGACGGGATCGACTGCGGGAGCACGCCCCCGTCGCACAGCGGCCACTGTTGGGCACACGCGAGTCCGGAGCCGGTCGCGGCGGTGTAGATCCCGAGCGAGATGAGCGTCAGCGCCATCCCGGTCGTGAACGCCGCGTACCGACGGTAGCTGAGCCAGTCGGGTCCGCGTGACATTGGCCGATACTCGGGGTTGCGGCTACTTAGAAAACGCGGTCGCCACGTCGATCCGACGTCGTCTCGCCCACCTCGTCGGCGACGAGCGGCTCACAACAAACTATCGAGGTCGTCGTTCTGGAACAGCTTGTCGGTCTCCTCGCGGTCCTGTTCCTGTCGCTGTGCCTCCTCGCGGGCCTCCTTCGCCTGCCGCATGAACTCCTCCAGCCGTTCGGAGCGCTCGACGCCGCCCAACAGCACCAGCGACGCGAGCCGTTCGGAGTCGATCGGGAAGTCGCCGCCGCGGACCTGCATCGAGCCGGTCTCCTCCTCGAGCCACTTGCGGGCGCGCTCGACGCCCTTGCGGGAGATGCGCTCGGGCTTGCCGGCGACGACGAGCAACGCGGCGTCGGCCTTCGTCGCGTTCGGCAGGCTCGTCCCGGTGAGGAGGGCGTTACGGGTAACGCTCGTGACGACGTTGACGTTCGTGTCGGCGTCGTCGTCGGCCTCGGCGCTGGCGTAGCCGAGCGCCGCGACCCCGCCCGACCGGAGCGTGTTGATCACCTCGCTGGAGTCGACGACGGACTCGCCGACGCCCTCGACGGCCTCGCCGGAGGCGAACAGCAGCCCCACTCGGCGGGCGATGGACCTGTTGATGCTGTCGAACCCCTCCTCCAGGCTCTCCCCCGAGGAGTGCCACGCGTCGTTGTCGATGAGGATCGTCGCGTCGGCCTCGCGGGCCAGCGTCTTCAGCGACCGGCCGGCGTTCACCTGGTACATCGCGCCCTCGCCGCGTCCGGGGAGGATCCCGAGCCCGTACACCGGGATCTCGTACACGCGACTCAGCTCCTTCGCGAGCACCGGGGCGCCGCCCGAGCCCGTGCCGCCGCCCAACCCCGCGACGACGACGATCGCCTCCGCCTCGGCGGTGATCCGGCCGTCGAGCGCCGACAGCACCTCGCCGATGTCCGACTGCATCACCTCCGCCCCCAGCTCGTTGTCGCCGCCCACGCCGTGTCCCTTCACGCGGTCCTGTCCCACGAGGACCGTATCGATCGACAGCGGCTGCAGGTCCGCCTCCGCGGTGTTGACCGCGAGCGCCCCCCGAACGGACTCGAATCCCATGTCGTGGTCGAACTCGACCAGCGAGGAGGTGACCTTGCCGCCGGCCTGGCCGACGCCGATGAGGACCGTTTTCATACACACGCAGTTGGCGCAGCCCACCGCTTGAATCTTCCCACGGTCGCGGGTGTCGGGGCGAGCCACCGCGACGTTCCTCGATCGACCCTCCGCAGTCTTCGACATTCACCGCCCCGAAGTTCAAATATGAACACGCGGCCATCCCCCGCATGTCGCGCGATATTCCGAGCGGATCCCCGCCGGACGACGAGCATCCGACGGACGCCGACGGCGACTCCGTCCCAGGGAGAGCCGCCGTCGACGACCTCCGAACCAGGCTCGCGGCCGTCGAGCGCGCGTGCTCCGGCGACCCGGACGCCGGTCCGGCAGACCTCGCGGACGCCGCCGAGGCCACCGCGGAGCTGCAGAATGCGTCGGAGCGGATCGACGAACTGGAGGACCGCGTCGCCGAACTCGAATCGGCGACCCAGGCCCTCCGGGGCTACGTCGGGTCGATACGCGCGGTGAACGAGCGCGTCGAACGACGCGCCGACCGGGCGCTCGCGGCGGCACGCGCGGGGTCGCCCCGGGAACGATCCACGTCGGAACGACCGGCCGGGGGGCTACCGGGCGGAAAGACGACAACCGAGGGTCCACGGGCGAACGCGGGGGAGCACCACCCGGACGATGCCGGGGGAGGTGACGTGTTCGTCGCCGGCGACGGGGGCGTTGCGTCCGGCATCGACGGGGACGGGGTGTCCGGCGCCGACAGGAGCCCCGTCCACGAGGGATCGGATCGCGGATGCGCCCCCTGTGACGACGACGCGGCGCCGTTAGTCGAGCGACTGCGCGACGTGCTGTGATCCGCGTCGTCCTCGCGGTCGCGATGGCGGCAGCCCTGTGTACGGCGTCGCTGCCGGCCGTCGACACCGCGCGCGTCGAACGGACGACGGCGGCACTCGATCGGGTCCCGGAGCGGATGGACCGCGCCGCGCTGTCGACGCTCGCTGCGGAGCCGGCGCGACCCTCGGCGACCGGATCGGCACCGACGGCGCGACGCGTCGTGTCGTTCGCCGTTCCCGGCGGCTCGCTCGCCGCCGCGCGCGTTCGAGCGCTCGCGCTTTGTTCGGGCGACGAACAGGGAACTGCCGTATTCGTTCACGCCGTGGGCGACGCGGAACCGTCACGAACGGCGCTGTCGGCTCCCTACGACCTCCCGGCAGGCGGGATCGCGCTCGGCGGGCGTCAACGGGTGTCCCTCTCGCTTGTTCCCGTCATAACGGAGACGGACGGGAGCGAGCGCCGCATCCGGCTTCGACTGCTCCCCCCGGCGACCGCGGACGCAGGTTCAAGTACCGAAACGGGACCACCTCGCCTATGCGATCCTTCGACGGCCTCCGCGACCGCGTCGCCGGCGGACGGAGTTCCGACGGACGCGACCCGACCGGGCACGGAACCGACGAACGCGGCGTCGAGTCGCGCGGGCCGTCCGAGGACGGCTGTCGCTGTCTCGCCGAGTTCGACGGTAGTTCGGGTCCCGGTCCCGGGTCGGGGGCCGGTCCCGGATCGGGGAGCGCTGGCGGCCCGATGAGCGGCTCGACAGTGTTGCGCGTCGACGCGTCGAGGTGTTCCGGGGGCGATCTCGCGGCGGACCCAGAGTGCAGGGCGACGGTGATCGACGCGCTCGCCGACCGCGACGCCGACCTCGTTCGCGTCCGGAGCGGCGGCCTCGACCGGTTCTACGGGGGAGATGCCGCGGCACTGCTACTTGCCG
This genomic stretch from Halobaculum roseum harbors:
- a CDS encoding amino acid ABC transporter permease, which encodes MATDTERVGERDRGVLEQLNDRTFRRIGVIGTSVFALGVVAFIGYILFARVDYGLLVNIIYPQFTFAFLRVIGIVVISSVLSVMAGVVVGLARVSRTRLTSSIAKSYIEFFRGTPLLFQLFVIYLGVPQLWPPGQFPIDQFNYYAAVIGLTLNHAAYVGEALRGGIESIPDGQMEAARSLGMSYIQSMREVILPQAWRNSLAAIGNDQVILVKDTSLLTVIAIPELLSAFRQVNSATFDAWTPIVLVAITYLMITVPLGKVIRTLEDRADPATHGGDD
- a CDS encoding basic amino acid ABC transporter substrate-binding protein; this translates as MDRRTYLKSAGAAGAGLALTGCLGGGDSETITIGSDIPYRPFEYETTDGELTGFDVDIAQAVFTDQLGYEHEFVQTSFDTIIGSLNNGNFRVIMSAMTINDERDEEVDFSDPYFTAYQTIVVREDSDITAQEDMRGVRVGVQRGTTGEGAAVELQEEFDGDLDINRYDQIPDAFSALLNGQIDAVINDNTVSAEFVNGEGEGEVRFVEGEGAAAESDQEAPPYLTLTVENYGIAFREDDDEFREEVNGALETIRENGTYDEIYSEYFAG
- a CDS encoding COX15/CtaA family protein, which codes for MSRGPDWLSYRRYAAFTTGMALTLISLGIYTAATGSGLACAQQWPLCDGGVLPQSIPSFIEWFHRLWAMITGFLILGAAVWAWRSRGSVSTRGRFAVTLATVLTPMQAIFGAVTVTLNGALPGGYSAPVHAAHFLTGFSIFALLSYATLLAYDGRFSRDALARGRLAVGAGLVGLLVAWVLARIDPVSSYSPVEQAGFFAVSLAAFASLLAATRWLGELDELIPRAATGAAAVLLFVGMVLGRDLVVYSAGVRFVNWLVLATAVALTAGAAWALRGVEPDVSEPAYGSTDD
- a CDS encoding tubulin/FtsZ family protein, which codes for MKTVLIGVGQAGGKVTSSLVEFDHDMGFESVRGALAVNTAEADLQPLSIDTVLVGQDRVKGHGVGGDNELGAEVMQSDIGEVLSALDGRITAEAEAIVVVAGLGGGTGSGGAPVLAKELSRVYEIPVYGLGILPGRGEGAMYQVNAGRSLKTLAREADATILIDNDAWHSSGESLEEGFDSINRSIARRVGLLFASGEAVEGVGESVVDSSEVINTLRSGGVAALGYASAEADDDADTNVNVVTSVTRNALLTGTSLPNATKADAALLVVAGKPERISRKGVERARKWLEEETGSMQVRGGDFPIDSERLASLVLLGGVERSERLEEFMRQAKEAREEAQRQEQDREETDKLFQNDDLDSLL
- a CDS encoding DUF7310 family coiled-coil domain-containing protein, whose translation is MSRDIPSGSPPDDEHPTDADGDSVPGRAAVDDLRTRLAAVERACSGDPDAGPADLADAAEATAELQNASERIDELEDRVAELESATQALRGYVGSIRAVNERVERRADRALAAARAGSPRERSTSERPAGGLPGGKTTTEGPRANAGEHHPDDAGGGDVFVAGDGGVASGIDGDGVSGADRSPVHEGSDRGCAPCDDDAAPLVERLRDVL